The window GTAAACCGAATCTGAGTCTACTACCGTTCCATTAACTGGTGACTCCTTGCTTGACCATGTAACATGTTCAACCTTTACCCGTATCCTGTCAGCAAATGAAGTAGGAATGCCGCTGATTTTTACATCCGCGATTCCCAGAAAATTGCCGCCAACGATAATACTTGCCCGTTGGTTTTTCATGTCCAGACTGGCAAAGCCGTCCAGGCCATCGCTAGCCTCATTCGGAGGCGTAGTCGTGACCATTTCGCCACTCATTTCGCCGTACCACTTATAGAGCCACCAGCCGCCGTTGCGGGCGCCTTCGGCTGTTATCAAACTACCCAAGCGCCCGGGTAGGGCAGGGAACCACCACGAAATATTTGCGGTATCAACGCCATGACGCTCAAATTTAGCGATAAAGGGAACCGCTACGCCGGGCGCACCCTCAAAGACGTGATTATCGTGGGAGTATTCGTTGATACTTATAAGCCGGGGAGTAATCTGAAGACGGTTTTCCAGGGCTCTATAGTTCGTGATGTTGTTAGCAATTGTCTGGGAGCCTTGTAACTGATGCCAGCTAACAATGTCTGGCATGCAATCGTTGGCTTTGCAAAAACGTAGAAATTCCTCCATTTGGGATTCCGCGTAGTAAGCAGATGAAGGACCTATGATTTTGGATAATGGGTCGAGCTTCCGCAGTAAGTCGTAAGTGGGCTTCCAAACAGTAGTCAAAAAATTACCGTTCTGTGCCTGCCAAGTACCTTTAGGTTCATTCCAGATTTCATACCCATAGTAATTCGTTCGCCCGGACCTTTGCTTTGCGGTAATAACTTCTCGAACCTTTTTTTCCCAATTGTTCCAGCCACTCCATTGGTAGGGCCAGCCAGGGTGTACGTCGGCTAACCGAATGGCAACTTTTGCCTTAGTCACTTTCCACAGCCTTTTGGATACTGCTATCGCACTGCCGTAAGGTTGTTGTGCTCCTTCGCCGGAAAGTGCTGGCTGGACGTAGGAGCTAGGGTTCAAAGGTGCAACGAGCCCATCAATGTTAGTCGGAATATTTTCAACTACGCCGTAGAGAGCGCCCGAGGCGACATGCGTCACCGGCTTAATCGCGTTCCCAAGATCTACATAGAGTGTTTTGCGTTCGAAATGATCGTCCGTAACGACGTCCTCTCCAGATAGCTGTTTCGAGTTATTGCAGCCGATGACAAATAAAAGGCCAATCGAAACCACTGCTTTTAGGATGGAACTTGATTTGGTGGGAATAAATAGCATAAAAATTTCCGAAAATAAGTGATCCAGATGTGAAAATAGTACTCTATGGAATAATCAGCGATTTGCAGGAGTTTCAGATTTGTTCAATGGTTTAGCGTTAATTTTAGAGGTGTGTTAGCTTGTGTTAGTTAATTTTTGAAAACACATTGTTATAAATTCGACTTAACATGCTATCGCAGGTCACGCCCTAATGTATATATGCGCGCCATGTGCAAGAATAGTTAACGGTATATGAAAAATCAATAATGTAGGCTTTTCTGATGTTGTCCTTACAGCGATGCTTGGGGTCGGTGATAGCCCCACTTGCGTTTCGTTGTGGCTTGGCGTAAGTCGCACTCTGCCGCCAAATGGTGAGCCTCGCGTCCCTGTCCTCTAGGGCCTGTTAACACTAATTCGATTTATTCTGTTGCGGCTAAAATTTCGCTATCAAGGCGTTTGGAGCGTAGTTTGGTTGTTCCAAATGAGCGACAAACAACGCTGAGAGCGGGATTTTAGCCGCAACCCGCAGGGCTGGGCCTGTATTTACAGGCTGATGCGTTATTTTTCACTCGTTTAGCCCGCTAAACAACGCCAAAAATGCCTTTCATCCTGAAAATACAGGCTCCAGCAGAGCGAATTGAATTAGTGTTAACAGGCCCTAGCCTATTTCTTGCTGATTTTTGCTGAACGTGTATCGGGTTTGCGTTATACACTTTTATATTTGCTGCTTTTTGTAGCTTACGTGCTATCGCGGATTCAGTCGCTACGGAATTCATGTGCAGCTTAGTTAGCATGATATTTCACTCCACGATTTTCACCTGTAAAAAATAATTGTGATTGGTTTTTTCTTCTCGTTTAGCCTTATAGGCTACTTTCATGATTAGGTGTTCTGAGTAAGTAGGTAGTTGTCTTTTGTGTCGTTTGATACCTGCTTATGTATTGTAATCGACTCTTTAGTTTGCCCCCCAAAAAACCCGTTAATAAAAGGCACGTTTTTCTGTCACTGATGTCGTCATGCATCTTTAATGTAAATTTGTTGTAACTTTAACTGTGAATCCTGTCCCGGAACAATAAAACCATTTTGGAGTATCGTGCTTCGCCGATTATGTGTGCTTCAAGGAATAATGGTGCTCTATGGCGCGCCATTGCAAAAGTGGCATTCACAAATGCCAATAGTAGTGAATGCTGGATTTGATAAAGATAGAAAAATAAAACTTATCAGCCAATCTAAATCCTTCAAACTGCGTCTGAGTTTAAAACGCCATATCCATTAGTGGAGGCGAGCATGAACATTAATTTAGTTAATCCAAAAACTGGTTCTGATCCTATTGCCAAAGCTGTTAATGAGGGGGTTAAGTTCTGGCAAAACAGGTATTGCGCCAAGTCGTTTTATAAACAGCCTACTTCTTTCTGCGATCGCGTACTAGATACAAGCTGTCTTACTTGGTCACCGGGCACCAGGCTAGATTCATCAATCTATGCGGCAAATGCTGTTTTTAACGATATTTACCTCACTGATCAAGCGCATATTCTGCTGACATCTATTGGGTCGGCACTGGAGTCTACTCTGGGTATCTTAAAAGCAGGGTCGCCAACCGTTGTGCTGAATTTGAGTATCCCCAGCGATCTTTGTAAAAACAGACTTGAAAATGATATTTTTGGAACAGGTCGTCTGTGTTTTCCAATTTTACTGCCTTCAGCGATTCGCGATGTCGGAGAGCGCCTGTTGCGGACAAAAGCTGAATATGTAGCGATATTGTCGCAGTTACATAATCTAACAGCAGCTGAAAACATTGTTGAAGATAATGAGAAAGCGAGTCGTTTAGTTACTAGTGGGTCGGGCATTCTTGTCCGTCTTTCAACGAACCGCTCAAAAATAGATCCAAGCGAAGTAGACGATAGCGATTATTGGCTTATCATTGATATATCGGGCTTGGACGATTGCCCCGTGCTTAAAATCGGAGGGTGGCACTCGGATATCGCCGCTCTCGCTGACAAAATTTATCTTAATTTGAGAGAGCAGGATGCGA of the Teredinibacter turnerae T7901 genome contains:
- a CDS encoding glycoside hydrolase family 39; translation: MLFIPTKSSSILKAVVSIGLLFVIGCNNSKQLSGEDVVTDDHFERKTLYVDLGNAIKPVTHVASGALYGVVENIPTNIDGLVAPLNPSSYVQPALSGEGAQQPYGSAIAVSKRLWKVTKAKVAIRLADVHPGWPYQWSGWNNWEKKVREVITAKQRSGRTNYYGYEIWNEPKGTWQAQNGNFLTTVWKPTYDLLRKLDPLSKIIGPSSAYYAESQMEEFLRFCKANDCMPDIVSWHQLQGSQTIANNITNYRALENRLQITPRLISINEYSHDNHVFEGAPGVAVPFIAKFERHGVDTANISWWFPALPGRLGSLITAEGARNGGWWLYKWYGEMSGEMVTTTPPNEASDGLDGFASLDMKNQRASIIVGGNFLGIADVKISGIPTSFADRIRVKVEHVTWSSKESPVNGTVVDSDSVYSIQTGTLTVPVKMTNPLWGYRISLSREDSP